CTAGAGTGTAAGACTATAGAAATTGCATAAACACTTGATTTAAACTGTATGCCCACTTTTGTTATCAATGTTATTATTCCTTTGTGTTTAGACGAAGGAAGTACAGAAAGCCATGAATGAGCAGAGATTTGATGAAGCCATCCAACTACGTGGAAAGTGAGTACATCTTAGTATGGaatgttggtgtttgtgtgtgtgtgtgtgtgtgtgtctgtttgtgtctgtttgtgtcttcagataaataaacaatttgatGTTTACAGGAGCTTTGAGAATAACTGGAACACATATAAGCTTTTGGCTCACCAGAAGCCTGCTCAGTCAAAGGTAAGGAAATCAGAACGTCTCTACCTAGTTATTGTTTGTGATGTTCATTGCCGCATACTTGATTGgcctatctttttttttctctttctctctctctctctctctctctctctctctcaagagtAACTTCTCCATGGCGATTCTGAATGTGGGGGCTCCTGCGGCAGGTATGAATGCAGCAGTAAGGTCAGCAGTGAGAGTGGGGCTTGCCCAAGGTCACAGGGTCTACACCGTCAATGATGGTTTTGAGGGCCTGGCCAAGGACGCGGTAAGTCCAACGACTCTGTACACAGTCCGACTTTACCCTTCAACGTTACAATCACTATTTAGCCTGTAAGTCAGTCAGTTAACCAGTCAAGAAACCAAGCCAACCATACTGAAGTTAGACtcaaagcaaaagaaagcaTGACAGCAGGCATCTTTGGTTGAGGTAAGACAGCTGACGGCTCTGATGGGTGACTATAAAGGATTGTCTGTTCTCTTCGGGTTCTAGATAACTGAAGTGGACTGGCATGGTGTCGCTGGATGGACAGGCCAAGGAGGCTCACTGCTCGGGACTAAACGGTGAGACTgcagtctttgtgtgtttctgatgtcTGAATCCAGAGCAGAACTAGTACTTTTCAAAAGCAACTAAATTTATGAGAGTCTTTTTTATGTGTATCCCCTTAGAACACTTCCTAACTCCTGCATGGAAAAAATTGTGGAAAACATTGGCAAATATAGCATTCAGTCTCTGCTCGTGATTGGTGGATTTGaggtaaatatttaaaaaaatgtctgtttggCGTGTTTGGCACTATGTGTTTGTCTCTATACATATGGCTTTGTTTCTGTACATATGGCTTAACAtctgtttgtattttcctgATAACTTCCACAGGCTTATGAAGGTGTTCTGCAGCTGGTAGAAGCGCGTGGGCGCTATGATGAGCTCTGTATCGCAATGTGTGTGATTCCTGCCACCATAAGTAACAATGTCCCAGGCACAGATTTTAGCCTCGGGGCTGACACGGCAGTTAATGCTGCAATGGAGGTGAGATTACACTGTTAGGAGTCAATTTACTGTGTAATTTCTACCGTAAAACACCTACCTTTTTTTAGGCTCTGTTTCCTGCCAAGTCAGTTCCTATACTGTACCAAAGGAAATGACTGAAAACGGCCCACATTCCATCCTAATTGCATGTCACTGTCTATCCTTCATCCCCAGAGCTGTGACAAAATAAAGCAATCTGCTTCTGGGACCAAGAGGCGTGTCTTTATAGTGGAGACGATGGGTGGATACTGCGGTTACCTAGCAACCACTACTGGCATTGCTGTGGGAGCAGATGCAGCCTATATTTTTGAGGAACCATTCAACATTCATGATTTGGAAGTGAGTTTCTGTGAACTGTCTGTAGCTACCTTTAAATAGTACACCAGCTTTACCCCTCAAGGACTGCTTAAAGAGCTTTTGTTCGACTCATTCGTTAACACAGTaattgtctttgtctctttaaGCACATTGTCATATCTCTGTGTAtcctgtttatgtttgtctgtgtatcctgtttaTATTCTGTCACAGACCAATGTGGAGCATCTtacagagaagatgaaaaatgaTATTCAGAGAGGCTTGGTGCTGAGGTAAAACTACACTTCAGGAGACAGACATGAAAAGCATGTACAGTTTGAGTTCTGAGGCTGTGTAGCATTGAAATGATCAATATTTTACTTAACTAATAAGAAGTTCTTTCATAATTCGTGGATGTTTCATTTGTAACTATACAGTAGTTTCAAAAATTGTACCTTGACGTTTTTGCGGTTTGCGTCTACTCTCACTGCAGGAATGAGAAGTGCCATAAGCACTATACAACTGATTTCATCCATAACCTCTATTCAGCTGAAGGAAAGGGTGTGTTTGACTGCAGGGTTAATGTCCTTGGTCACTTGCAGCAGGTAAGTGTCTCAGGCTTCACAGAGTTCCATACTGTATGCTCTGCAAGTTGTTTAGACTTGGAATTTTAattgtaatgtgttttgttttttttcagggtgGTGTACCAACACCGTTTGACAGAAATTTTGGAACCAAACTGGGTGTTAAGTCTGTTCTTTGGCTAACAGAAAAGATGAAGGACACCTACAGGCAGGGTAAGGACCATCTGAAAAAACCTGAATAGGGAAAAGTCAGGAAATAAGGGAGGTTCGCTAAACACGTTGGTTTTCTGCCCACAATTCTAATTATAACTCCCTGTAGCTGTTTCCAGATGTATATATTTGATAATCATTTTCTCTGGAGTTGGAATATTCAGAGAAACGTTTGGACCATACGTGTTTTCTGCTTTGCTAGGTCGTGTGTTCGCGAACGCTCCCGACACAGCCTGCGTTATTGGTATGAACAGGAAAATTTTGTCTTTCAGTCCTGTGACAGAACTGAAATCCCACACAGACTTTGAGTGAGTCCCacaatatttatttactctGACTAAAAACAGTTGCATAAACCGGCTATTGAACTAGTCACCAGATCACCCCGATCTACTACTGTagaaaatatgtgtatgtttaatgttttgaagTACTCCTCCTTGTGCTACAATCAACTACATGCTGTTGATGTGTAAGAATGCGGATATCTGTGTGATGAGAGGCATAAAGGATGAATTAATTAATAAGGCTTATATGTTTGTAGTCATAGGATGCCCAAGGAGCAGTGGTGGCTGAACCTGCGGCCCATGCTGAAAATGCTCGCCAAGTACCAGACCAGCTTTGATGAATATGTGACTGGAGAAATCGAGCATGTGACACGTCGGACGCTCAGCATGGAAACTGGATTTTGAAAGCTTTACCCACCACTTCCTTTTGTCTCCAGCAGACGGTGCTATAACTAATTGTCATGCCATCCTAACACAATTTACCCTGTACCTCTCCTTCTGTGTATGATTCTTGCTTGATAATGCTTGCTGTCATTGCATAGTCAGTGTTGGCCTACATTAATGACATGATGTAATTCAATAAATGAATCCTGCTTGAAGCTTTTGAATGCAGATGACAGAATTTTGCTGAATTCAGTTCTGTGTAGTACACTGGTTCTTCTGAGAGAAGAGTTATGAACTACTACTACTCCAAAAAAAATGAGTAACATTTGAAGTTGTATCTGTTAACAGTCTACACCTACTGTGCctttgttaaatgtttgtttttagtatCTTTGTGATGAATTTTACTGTCATAGTTGCCACTTACCATACAATCGTATTAAGGTTTAATTTATTAGTATGTAATAAGTGAACTGAGTAATAGTTATTGCACCGACATCAGATCATACAATCAGACCAGGTTGATCCATGACAGTATGCGTGAAATAAAATGAGGCTGTACGGCGGAGGTTAAAACAATTTCCGCGTCTGAGATCTGTCAAGATTGTGGAACTTTGGTTTCAGATCCATTCCTTCAGCAATCTCATTACTTTTTAATCTAAATCAAAAatccttgtgtgtttgttggtagAATCCTGTCAGatgcttttgtttctgttttctatgTGAAGAAGTCATAAATGGTTTTGTTATCATTACAGTAT
This sequence is a window from Chanos chanos chromosome 4, fChaCha1.1, whole genome shotgun sequence. Protein-coding genes within it:
- the pfklb gene encoding phosphofructokinase, liver b isoform X1, with protein sequence MLVDFEKLRMTGAGKAIAVLTSGGDAQGMNAAVRAVTRMGIYVGAKVYLIYEGYQGLVDGGDNIKLANWQSVTNIIQLGGTVIGSARCKAFTTRDGRLAAAFHLVQRGITNLCVCGGDGSLTGANIFRNEWSDLLAELVKQGRITDSLAQQYTHLNIVGLVGSIDNDFCGTDMTIGADSALHRIMEVIDAITTTAQSHQRTFVLEVMGRHCGYLAVVSALASGADWVFIPEAPPEEGWEDHMCARLGESRSKGSRLNVVIIAEGAIDKHGKPITSTYVKDLVVQRLGYDTRVTVLGHVQRGGTPSAFDRVLSSKMGVEAVVALLEATPETPACVVGLSGNQAMRLPLMECVNMTKEVQKAMNEQRFDEAIQLRGKSFENNWNTYKLLAHQKPAQSKSNFSMAILNVGAPAAGMNAAVRSAVRVGLAQGHRVYTVNDGFEGLAKDAITEVDWHGVAGWTGQGGSLLGTKRTLPNSCMEKIVENIGKYSIQSLLVIGGFEAYEGVLQLVEARGRYDELCIAMCVIPATISNNVPGTDFSLGADTAVNAAMESCDKIKQSASGTKRRVFIVETMGGYCGYLATTTGIAVGADAAYIFEEPFNIHDLETNVEHLTEKMKNDIQRGLVLRNEKCHKHYTTDFIHNLYSAEGKGVFDCRVNVLGHLQQGGVPTPFDRNFGTKLGVKSVLWLTEKMKDTYRQGRVFANAPDTACVIGMNRKILSFSPVTELKSHTDFDHRMPKEQWWLNLRPMLKMLAKYQTSFDEYVTGEIEHVTRRTLSMETGF
- the pfklb gene encoding phosphofructokinase, liver b isoform X2, with protein sequence MLVDFEKLRMTGAGKAIAVLTSGGDAQGMNAAVRAVTRMGIYVGAKVYLIYEGYQGLVDGGDNIKLANWQSVTNIIQLGGTVIGSARCKAFTTRDGRLAAAFHLVQRGITNLCVCGGDGSLTGANIFRNEWSDLLAELVKQGRITDSLAQQYTHLNIVGLVGSIDNDFCGTDMTIGADSALHRIMEVIDAITTTAQSHQRTFVLEVMGRHCGYLAVVSALASGADWVFIPEAPPEEGWEDHMCARLGESRSKGSRLNVVIIAEGAIDKHGKPITSTYVKDSSKMGVEAVVALLEATPETPACVVGLSGNQAMRLPLMECVNMTKEVQKAMNEQRFDEAIQLRGKSFENNWNTYKLLAHQKPAQSKSNFSMAILNVGAPAAGMNAAVRSAVRVGLAQGHRVYTVNDGFEGLAKDAITEVDWHGVAGWTGQGGSLLGTKRTLPNSCMEKIVENIGKYSIQSLLVIGGFEAYEGVLQLVEARGRYDELCIAMCVIPATISNNVPGTDFSLGADTAVNAAMESCDKIKQSASGTKRRVFIVETMGGYCGYLATTTGIAVGADAAYIFEEPFNIHDLETNVEHLTEKMKNDIQRGLVLRNEKCHKHYTTDFIHNLYSAEGKGVFDCRVNVLGHLQQGGVPTPFDRNFGTKLGVKSVLWLTEKMKDTYRQGRVFANAPDTACVIGMNRKILSFSPVTELKSHTDFDHRMPKEQWWLNLRPMLKMLAKYQTSFDEYVTGEIEHVTRRTLSMETGF
- the pfklb gene encoding phosphofructokinase, liver b isoform X3, whose protein sequence is MLVDFEKLRMTGAGKAIAVLTSGGDAQGMNAAVRAVTRMGIYVGAKVYLIYEGYQGLVDGGDNIKLANWQSVTNIIQLGGTVIGSARCKAFTTRDGRLAAAFHLVQRGITNLCVCGGDGSLTGANIFRNEWSDLLAELVKQGRITDSLAQQYTHLNIVGLVGSIDNDFCGTDMTIGADSALHRIMEVIDAITTTAQSHQRTFVLEVMGRHCGYLAVVSALASGADWVFIPEAPPEEGWEDHMCARLGESRSKGSRLNVVIIAEGAIDKHGKPITSTYVKDLVVQRLGYDTRVTVLGHVQRGGTPSAFDRVLTKEVQKAMNEQRFDEAIQLRGKSFENNWNTYKLLAHQKPAQSKSNFSMAILNVGAPAAGMNAAVRSAVRVGLAQGHRVYTVNDGFEGLAKDAITEVDWHGVAGWTGQGGSLLGTKRTLPNSCMEKIVENIGKYSIQSLLVIGGFEAYEGVLQLVEARGRYDELCIAMCVIPATISNNVPGTDFSLGADTAVNAAMESCDKIKQSASGTKRRVFIVETMGGYCGYLATTTGIAVGADAAYIFEEPFNIHDLETNVEHLTEKMKNDIQRGLVLRNEKCHKHYTTDFIHNLYSAEGKGVFDCRVNVLGHLQQGGVPTPFDRNFGTKLGVKSVLWLTEKMKDTYRQGRVFANAPDTACVIGMNRKILSFSPVTELKSHTDFDHRMPKEQWWLNLRPMLKMLAKYQTSFDEYVTGEIEHVTRRTLSMETGF